AAGAAGGTGTTGATCCTGATGATGTTTATTCTCAGGTTCCGTATGAGAAAGGCTTCCAGTTTGTATTGAGAATTGAACGCCAGGTTTGTTTTGAGTTTGCGCCACTTTGATTCATCATCCACTTTGGTGTGTGTTCTATTGGTTTTAATATCTATTTAAATGGAAAACGTCTTATAGGTTGGAAGGACTGTTTTTGACGAGTTCCTCAAGAAATACATTGCTACTTTCAAGTTCAAGTCGATCGATACAGATACGTTCGTTGACTTCCTGAAAGCAAACATTCCTGGGATAGAGAAAGAGATCAACTTGCAAATGTGGACTGAGGGTGTTGGTATACCGGAAGATGCGTATGAACCAGTCTCAACCATTTACACTAAGATCTTATCTCTGGCAGAAGGGTTTAAGCAAGGAAAGATGCCAAATGAGGATGAGGTTGCTGAGTGGAGCGGACAGGAATGGGAGCTGTACTTGGAGAATCTTCCTAAGTCATGTGAACCTTCTCAGGTAGCCTTTTACTGATCTCTTACTCTAAGACAATAGAAAGCTCTTTGGTGCATTTGTTTAGAGAAATAGATTCAGCCAGTGTGTGTTATATATAAGCCCACAACAGCCTCAGTAACGGTTGGCTCAATAGTTAGTTTTGGATTAGTGCAATAGTTAGTTTTGGATTAGTGCACAAGTAGAGGAGAAACAAGCTGAGTGTGTACTGAGAGATTGAATGTGTGTGGAAATAGCCTCTTATCTTTGGAAGAGTTAGATGTTCTCTTGCttagaattttgttttttaattgaCAAAGGCTAGTTCAGGAGTCAGGTTCCAAAATCTATAACTAACACCCCGTTTGCATATTATTGGTGAATCAGGTCGTGGCTTTGGACAAGCGGTACAGACTAGCAGAATCAAAGGACTACGAAGTGAAGGTGTCGTTTCTAAAACTTGCAATCTCATCCAAGTGCAAAGAGTACCATGGAGAAGTGGAGAAAACTCTAAAATCGGTGGGAAGGATGTTGTACCTGCGTGCACTCTTCACTGCTCTCGCACAAGCCGGTGATACCGAAGAGAAGCAATTGGCGAAACAAATCTTTGCTGAAGCTCGAGAAACTTATCACCCTATAGCTCAGGGAGTGGTTGAGTCTATCCTCTCTAAGTACATCTAAAACAAGACCCCATCTTATGCATAGCATAGCAGCAACATTTCAATAAAACCCAATGACTGTAATAACAATAACATTGCTGCTCGAGTCATagacaaagacaaaaaaaagttgaattGCTTTTCCTTAGTACATTACATTCTCTGAGATTAGTACAGCTTTACTTTAAACTAGTTATGCAGCATTACTCTCATCTTCTAGCTTCTTGACATAAGCCTTGAGCACCATGATAACCTCAATCGCTGGTGCTTGTAACGTAGAGACGAGGTTAATGGCCGGACTCTGCAGAGCTCCGAGCATCTTAGCGTAGACCTCAGCACGAGTAGGCATGGTCTCCAGAGCTTTGAAGTTGTCTGGAGCGTAGAACTTACCTTCAAAGACAGCGCCTGCAAAGTCATTGTCTTCGAGCTTGCGTTCCTTTTGGAAACTCCGGTAAGGTTTGATGGCGGAAGGGATCTCATCGGTCTGGACAAAGAGCCAAGCGTTCATGCCTTTCATACAAGGCTTGAGAGCTTCCCATTTGGTGCCTTCGATGGCTTTGATGACCAAAGTGTTCTTGGCGACGACGAGCTTTGTTGTGTCTGGGAGAGTTCTCCTGAGGTCTTGGAACTGCTTGACGGTGAGGCCTTTGTAGTTGATGGCGGCGAGGAGGTGGCAATTCTCGAGGTGGGACTTGACGGTCTCGACGGTTTCTTCCTTTTTGGAACGAGACACGGCGGATCTGATGACAGGGAGACGAGGGTAGTTTTGGGATTTGGAGTGTTTGGGAGTTAGGGTTAAGGTTCGGTTGTGACAGAGAggagacaaagaagaagagaatgagAGAAGAGCCACTTCCATTTTTGCTCAGAGGGAGAGAGGATAGAAGAAAGGAGGAGAAGTGTGTCTGGGgttgaagaagaaagataatAGATAAgttggtgttcaaaaaaaaaagaagaagataagttaatcctttttaatttattaattcacGGATAAATAGAGGCGACTGACGGAAGTATTAAACCCCGTCTAGTTTAACACCTTTGTCATTTAGACTGGACCGTCTGGTTGTATCTTCACAATCTAACTATCACCTAACTATGTCTTGAACATTGTCTCAATTCaggactagattttgatccgcgctatGGAAGcacggaatattttacgataaaaattttcactaacaacttaacaaatattttggtaatttttaaaaagtgtgtatttaaaatacttttgcatttaaatcagtgtttttaaattcaacccgattgtgactATACCCGTTAATCTAGaaatctaacaattcaattttggtttttaaaatattcatattaaaaaatcactaaaacccgagactaaccgattgaactgatggatgaccgatatgtaatctaattagatttaaattgtaataatttcataatttgtaatcttataatccaaattttaaagttcattattttgcaatttatgaaaatatgacgtttttacaaaattttaaagagaaaatgatagatataaaataataaaattaattattgtattgtttgaaaaaattgatagtagtataaaaaatattttgtttggaaacattgataatagtataaagaaataagtatattgtttggaaacatagattgtagtataaagaaataaatatttgtgatttaatgtagatttaactataaagtataaagatgtatttagtttaaaaatttacaaaataaatgttaggtctagcttctgttttaataagataaattgTATCGTTTACTCTGAGTTCATCAATTAACCGAAAGAAAGTAAaagtagaaaaaagaaaagtaaacttTTCAGACGACAAAATAAACTGTGTATCGAATCCTCCTTGTTCTTTCTATGGTTTGTGTCTTATGGATGTAAGTTAGAGAGTGTCCCAATTAGGGATATTTGCTGTAGCTCCATTCACCATCTTCACTAAAGTCACCTGCATCACCCCACAAACACACCAACACAAAATGAAGTTTTTTTAGGCAAGTCATTATCAGACTTCTTTCTCACAAAGTACCATGTCTTGAGAAACAGCAGATATTGGAAAACTTATCTTAACCAGACTTGTGCATATAATATATAAGTCTTGGAAGTTGACATACTACATCAGGCTTAGCTTAGGGTACGTATTCGCGTATAGTCTCAATGGACATGATTCGAATAAGTTCGGTATGAATGGGACCTTACAGCAATATCTACTCCTATTGTATCTAAAGATTAGATAAGGTGACAAGTATAGAACATACCACACTTTCTGGAACACCGCGAGGCGGCATGGAGATGTTCCTCGGAGGAGGACCTCGCAGATGTGATCTCTTATCAAATCGCCAGCTCTCCTATTTTCCCATAAGTCAACTCACCCTGTATTTAACAGTCAGTAGTGTACTTACTTTAGAATTATATGAAACACTGATAATAAGTAAAAGCTAACATGGAGTTCTGATGGTGGATCACTGAAAAATATCATTACTTTTAATGATCATGTATAAGAAGGTTGCAACAAAACTTAGTACTTTCACGATCATCCAATAAGAAAACTAATTAAGATGTATGTTCTCTAGTAACAAAACTAATCAACCGTGTTAAACAGAAATCACCTTCATGTTGTAGTCGCATCCATAAGTGTAATGGATGATAAACTTCCCCTCGGTAGACAGATCCCATGGAGGCTGAAAGATAAGGTGAGAGCACTTACTTATGAACACGGAGC
The sequence above is drawn from the Raphanus sativus cultivar WK10039 chromosome 7, ASM80110v3, whole genome shotgun sequence genome and encodes:
- the LOC108817274 gene encoding 50S ribosomal protein L10, chloroplastic, which encodes MEVALLSFSSSLSPLCHNRTLTLTPKHSKSQNYPRLPVIRSAVSRSKKEETVETVKSHLENCHLLAAINYKGLTVKQFQDLRRTLPDTTKLVVAKNTLVIKAIEGTKWEALKPCMKGMNAWLFVQTDEIPSAIKPYRSFQKERKLEDNDFAGAVFEGKFYAPDNFKALETMPTRAEVYAKMLGALQSPAINLVSTLQAPAIEVIMVLKAYVKKLEDESNAA